One genomic window of Verrucomicrobiia bacterium includes the following:
- a CDS encoding YhbY family RNA-binding protein — MTALTNKQISKLKGLGQRLEPVVRVGHAGLSDGLFASLNQALDDHELVKVKFADFKDQKKALAPQLAERSGSQLIMQVGNVVVLYRPQADPAKQKIQF; from the coding sequence ATGACCGCATTGACGAACAAACAAATCAGCAAACTGAAGGGACTCGGCCAACGGCTCGAACCCGTGGTCCGCGTCGGGCACGCCGGCCTCAGCGACGGTTTGTTTGCCAGCTTGAACCAGGCGTTGGACGACCATGAACTGGTCAAGGTGAAGTTTGCCGACTTCAAGGACCAGAAGAAGGCGCTGGCGCCGCAGCTCGCGGAACGCTCCGGGAGCCAGCTCATCATGCAGGTCGGCAACGTCGTCGTGCTCTACCGCCCCCAGGCGGACCCCGCGAAACAGAAGATCCAATTCTGA
- a CDS encoding NAD(P)H-hydrate dehydratase yields the protein MPLPVLNVAQMRAWEAASWAAGRTGAEVIRQAGVAVARQALSMTRNGDLILLLAGKGHNGDDARAALPHLEGREVDCLNVLDPAQDLAALQTSLARQPALVVDALFGIGLNRLLDPNWQKFIVTLNAAHRPVIAVDVPSGLNADTGEPMGAAVVATVTLAVGAPKTGQLAACAWPFVGRLQIATDIGLVNPPSDESESSWVEPRDFRNFPPPRPATAHKGDFGHLGIVAGSLGYHGAGVLCTRAAQRAQAGLVTLHTLPEVFNPVAAQLQGAMVRPWSAGTQLSEPYTAVLLGPGLAAKAAADALLPVVRELWHSSPVPVIVDASALDWLPEGAVPHGAIRVITPHPGEAARLLKSSPAQVQADRPGALREISRRLGDCWVVLKGHQTLVGRSTGALSVNSSGNPKLAQGGSGDVLAGYVAGLLAQPALQVDCFQTLRYAVWQHGAAADALSSQRPNWVVEELAATVGMVQAD from the coding sequence ATGCCCTTGCCGGTTCTCAACGTCGCGCAAATGCGCGCGTGGGAGGCTGCTTCCTGGGCCGCCGGCCGGACCGGGGCGGAAGTGATCCGGCAGGCGGGTGTCGCCGTGGCGCGTCAGGCCCTGTCCATGACGCGCAACGGCGACCTCATTTTGCTGCTGGCTGGGAAAGGCCACAACGGTGACGACGCCCGCGCCGCCCTGCCCCATCTTGAAGGTCGCGAAGTGGACTGCCTCAACGTGCTGGATCCGGCTCAAGACTTGGCGGCGTTGCAGACCAGCCTGGCTCGCCAGCCGGCCCTGGTGGTTGATGCGTTGTTCGGCATCGGCTTGAACCGGCTGCTGGACCCGAACTGGCAGAAGTTCATTGTCACCTTGAACGCGGCGCACCGGCCGGTCATCGCGGTTGATGTTCCTTCGGGTTTGAATGCGGACACCGGCGAACCAATGGGCGCCGCCGTGGTGGCGACCGTGACGTTGGCGGTCGGCGCGCCGAAAACCGGTCAGCTCGCCGCATGTGCCTGGCCGTTCGTCGGCCGGCTGCAAATCGCCACCGACATTGGGCTCGTGAATCCGCCGTCCGACGAGAGCGAAAGCAGCTGGGTTGAGCCTCGCGACTTCCGCAATTTTCCACCGCCCCGTCCCGCCACAGCCCACAAGGGCGATTTCGGTCACCTGGGCATTGTGGCCGGCAGTCTGGGGTATCATGGTGCCGGCGTGTTGTGCACCCGCGCGGCCCAGCGCGCACAGGCCGGACTGGTGACCTTGCACACGCTGCCCGAGGTCTTCAACCCCGTGGCGGCCCAGCTTCAGGGCGCAATGGTGCGGCCGTGGTCAGCCGGCACGCAGCTATCCGAACCTTACACCGCCGTGCTCCTCGGGCCGGGTTTGGCGGCCAAGGCCGCAGCGGACGCGCTTTTGCCCGTGGTCCGGGAATTGTGGCACAGTTCGCCGGTGCCGGTCATCGTGGATGCCAGCGCGCTTGACTGGTTGCCGGAAGGCGCCGTCCCGCACGGCGCGATCCGTGTCATCACGCCCCATCCGGGCGAAGCCGCGCGGCTTTTGAAATCCTCACCGGCGCAGGTTCAGGCGGATCGTCCCGGCGCGCTGCGCGAAATCTCGCGGCGGCTGGGCGACTGTTGGGTCGTGTTGAAAGGGCATCAGACGCTGGTCGGGCGCAGCACCGGCGCACTCTCCGTGAATTCCTCCGGCAACCCGAAACTCGCCCAGGGCGGGAGCGGTGATGTGCTGGCGGGCTACGTCGCCGGCTTGCTGGCCCAGCCGGCGTTGCAGGTCGATTGCTTTCAAACGCTGCGCTACGCCGTCTGGCAACACGGAGCGGCGGCGGATGCGCTCTCCAGCCAGCGGCCCAACTGGGTGGTCGAGGAACTGGCCGCCACCGTGGGAATGGTTCAGGCGGACTAG
- a CDS encoding putative manganese-dependent inorganic diphosphatase — translation MSEILVIGHRNPDTDAICSALGYAEFKRRTGMPEAVAARCGDTNDRIDFVLRTFGVEPPRFVADVAPKVRDVMGRNLVRVLPDTPIVEALATMDENNIRVLPVLNEQRQCEGLVSVFKISQFYLPGMHRIFESRRVLASLVGLARSLGATVINAVKPRQEEELVLMIGAMALDSFRLRLLTYEPEKLIVVVGDRRDIQQLAIEHRARCIVVTGGLEIDPELVELARRFEVSVLLSPHDSATTAMLCRAAISVQHMLDDDFVTVQEDEPLRTAQRAVRDKMFAAFPVVNEQNEVVGMLSKSDFLKPVDRKLILVDHNELSQAVHGADEVEIIEIIDHHRLGALTTPQPIYFLNDPVGSTSTIVADCFFRQGVELPKSIAGLLLAGVVSDTLNLTSPTTTARDAAVLKRLEQISGVNGAEFTEKLFSSGSILTSKPADQAITADCKEYVERGRSFSVAQIEEIGFDNFWKRKTEVMTALQTYRAQNRYYLSALLVTDVVKQDSLLLVAAEAAFLNLIDYPELEPGIHRLNDVVSRKKQLLPYLTHCLQRVK, via the coding sequence GTGAGCGAAATCCTTGTCATCGGCCACCGGAACCCCGACACGGATGCCATTTGCAGCGCGCTGGGCTACGCGGAATTCAAGCGCCGCACGGGAATGCCCGAAGCCGTCGCCGCCCGCTGCGGGGACACCAACGACCGCATCGATTTCGTGCTCCGCACGTTCGGCGTGGAGCCGCCGCGCTTCGTGGCCGACGTGGCCCCCAAGGTGCGCGACGTCATGGGCCGCAACCTCGTGCGCGTGCTGCCGGACACACCGATTGTCGAGGCGCTCGCCACGATGGACGAAAACAACATCCGCGTCCTGCCGGTGCTGAACGAGCAGCGGCAGTGTGAAGGGCTGGTGTCCGTTTTCAAGATCAGCCAGTTTTACCTGCCCGGCATGCACCGCATTTTCGAGTCGCGCCGCGTCCTGGCTTCGCTGGTGGGACTGGCCCGTTCGCTGGGCGCCACGGTCATCAACGCCGTCAAACCGCGTCAGGAGGAGGAACTGGTCCTCATGATCGGCGCCATGGCGCTTGATTCGTTCCGCCTGCGGCTGCTGACGTATGAGCCGGAAAAATTGATCGTGGTGGTCGGCGACCGGCGGGACATCCAGCAACTGGCCATCGAACACCGCGCGCGCTGCATCGTGGTCACCGGCGGACTGGAAATTGACCCTGAATTGGTGGAACTGGCCAGGCGTTTCGAGGTCAGCGTGCTGCTTTCCCCGCACGATTCCGCCACCACGGCGATGTTGTGTCGCGCCGCGATCAGCGTGCAGCACATGCTCGACGACGATTTCGTCACCGTGCAGGAGGACGAGCCGCTGCGCACCGCCCAGCGCGCCGTGCGGGATAAAATGTTTGCCGCGTTCCCCGTCGTGAACGAGCAGAACGAGGTCGTGGGCATGTTGTCCAAGTCCGACTTCCTCAAACCGGTGGATCGCAAACTGATTCTGGTCGATCACAACGAGCTGTCCCAGGCCGTGCACGGCGCGGACGAGGTCGAAATCATCGAAATCATCGACCATCATCGCTTGGGCGCGCTGACCACGCCGCAGCCGATTTATTTCCTCAACGACCCGGTGGGCTCCACCAGCACCATCGTAGCGGACTGTTTCTTCCGCCAAGGCGTCGAACTACCCAAATCCATTGCGGGCCTGCTGCTGGCCGGCGTGGTTTCCGACACGCTCAACCTGACCTCGCCCACGACCACGGCGCGCGACGCCGCGGTCCTGAAACGGCTGGAGCAAATTTCCGGCGTCAATGGCGCCGAGTTCACCGAGAAACTTTTCAGCTCGGGCTCCATTCTCACGTCCAAGCCGGCCGACCAGGCCATCACCGCCGATTGCAAGGAATACGTCGAGCGCGGTCGTTCCTTCAGCGTGGCGCAGATCGAGGAGATTGGCTTTGACAACTTCTGGAAACGCAAGACCGAGGTCATGACTGCCCTGCAAACTTACCGCGCCCAAAACCGGTATTACCTGTCGGCCCTGCTGGTCACGGATGTAGTGAAACAGGATTCCCTCCTGCTCGTCGCCGCGGAGGCGGCGTTCCTGAATCTCATCGACTATCCGGAGTTGGAGCCCGGCATCCACAGGCTCAACGATGTTGTCTCGCGCAAGAAGCAACTGCTGCCCTACCTGACCCACTGCCTGCAACGCGTGAAATGA